In Klebsiella aerogenes, the DNA window AGAAAGAGTGGGCCAACGATCTCGACCAGCTGATTAAGCTGGAGAAATATGCCGATGACGCGAAATTCCGTCAGGTTTATCGCGATATCAAGCAGGCCAATAAAGTGCGTCTCGCCAGGTTCGTTAAGCTGCGCACCGGCATCGACATCAACCCGCAGGCGATTTTCGATATCCAGATTAAGCGCCTGCACGAGTACAAACGCCAGCACCTCAATCTGCTGAATATTCTGGCGCAGTACAAAGAGATCCGCGAAAACCCGCAGGCCGATCGCGTGCCACGCGTGTTCCTGTTCGGCGCCAAAGCCGCACCAGGTTACTACCTGGCGAAGAACATCATCCTGGCGATCAACAAGGTTGCCGAAGCGATCAACAACGATCCGCTGGTGGGCGATAAGCTGAAAGTGGTCTTCTTGCCGGATTACTGCGTGTCGGCGGCGGAAATGCTGATCCCGGCGGCGGATGTCTCCGAGCAAATCTCGACGGCGGGTAAAGAGGCTTCCGGTACCGGCAACATGAAGCTGGCGCTGAACGGCGCGCTGACCGTCGGCACGCTTGACGGCGCCAACGTCGAAATCGCTGAGCAGGTCGGCGAGGACAACATCTTTATCTTCGGCCACACGGTGGAAGAGGTGAAAGCGCTGAAAGCAAAAGGCTACGATCCGCTGAAATGGCGCAAGAAGGATAAACTGCTGGATGCGGTGCTGAAAGAGCTGGAGAGCGGCAAATACAGCGGCGGCGACAAACACGCTTTTGATCAGATGCTGCACAGTCTGCTGAAAGGCGGCGACCCCTACCTGGTGTTGGCCGACTTTGCCGCCTATGTCGCGGCGCAGAAACAGGTTGATGAGCTGTATCGCGACCAGGAAGCCTGGACCCGCGCGGCGATCCTCAACACCGCGCGCTGCGGCATGTTCAGCTCGGACCGTTCCATTCGCGATTATCAGCAACGTATTTGGCAGGCAAAACGCTAAGGACAGGCCTATGGAGAATAAACGCCTTGATAATGCCGCGCTGGCGGCAGGGATCAGCCCCAGTTATATCAACGCGCACGGGCAGCCGCAGTCGATCGCGGCGGCCACCAAACAGCGTTTGCTGGATGCCATGCATCGTGCTCCTGCCGCCGCGAAAGCGGCGGTAGAGCCGCTACCGACGGTGCAGGTTTTTACCCATGGTAAGAAAATGCAGCTGCCGGTGGCGGGCCGCGGCGCATTCCACTGGCTGCTGACCACTGAAGAAGGCAAGCAGTATCAGGGAGAGGCGCGCGGCGGTGAGACGTTGACGCTGCCGGGAAGATTGCCGGAAGGTTATCACACGCTAACCCTGACGCGGGATGGCGAGCGCTGGCACTGCCGGGCGATCGTGGCCCCGGCGCGCTGCTATGAACCGTCGGCGTTGAAAGAGGGGAAAAAGCTGTGGGGGGCCTGCGTCCAGCTGTATACCCTGCGCTCTGAGAAAAACTGGGGGATCGGCGATTTCGGCGATTTACGCGCTATGCTGCCGGAAATCGCCCGTCGCGGCGGCGCGTTTATCGGCCTCAACCCGATTCACGCGCTGTATCCGGCCAACCCGGAGAGCGCCAGCCCGTACAGCCCGTCGTCGCGCCGCTGGCTCAACGTTATCTATATCGACGTTAACGCGGTGGAGGATTTTCATCGCAGCCGCGCCGCGCAGGCGTGGTGGCAGCTTCCGGCGACCCAACAGGCGCTACAGGCCGCGCGCCAGACCGATGATGTCGATTATACCGCCGTCACTACGCTGAAGTTGACCGCGCTGCGCATGGCGTGGGCGGAGTTTTCGACTCGCGAAGACGAGCAAATGGCGGATTTCCGTCAATTCGTCCTTCGCGAAGGTGAAAGTCTCTACTGGCAGGCGGCATTTGATGCGCTGCATGCCTGGCAGAGCCAGCAGGACCCCATGCGCTGGGGTTGGCCGGCATGGCCGAAGGCGTACCAGAGCACGACCAGCCCGCAGGTGAAGGCCTTCTGCAAAGAGCATGCCGATGAGGTGAGTTTCTACCTGTGGCTGCAGTGGTTGGCTTATACGCAGTTTGCCGTTTGCTGGCAAACCAGCCAGCAGGATGCGATGCCGATTGGCCTGTATCGCGACCTGGCGGTCGGCGTCGCCGAAGGCGGCTCTGAGACCTGGTGCGATCGCGAACTGTACTGCCTGAAGGCGTCTGTCGGCGCGCCGCCGGATATCCTCGGCCCGCTGGGGCAGAACTGGGGGCTGCCGCCGATGGATCCGCACGTCATGGTCGCCCGCGCTTATGAGCCGTTTATCGAGCTGCTGCGGGCGAATATGCAAAACTGCGGCGCATTGCGTATCGACCACGTCATGTCGGTGCTGCGCCTGTGGTGGATCCCGTATGGCGAGACTGCCGACCACGGGGCCTATGTGCAGTACCCGGTGGATGATTTGTTGTCGATTCTGGCGTTGGAGAGCCAGCGCCATCGCTGCATGGTGATCGGCGAAGATCTTGGCACCGTACCGGTTGAAATCGTCGGTAAGCTGCGTAAGCGCGGCGTTTACTCGTACAAAGTGCTCTATTTTGAGAACGACCACGATAAAACCTTCCGCGCGCCGAAAGCTTATCCGCCGCAGTCGATGGCGGTCGCGACGACCCATGACCTACCGACGCTGCGCGGATATTGGGAGAGCGGCGATCTGACGCTTGGCAAGTCGCTGGGTCTGTATCCGGACGAGGCGGTGTTGCGCGGGTTGTATGCGGATCGCGAGCTGGCGAAGCAGGGGTTGCTGGACGCGCTGCATCGGTACGGTTGTTTGCCGAAGCGCGCCGGACATAAGGCGTCGCTGATGGCGATGACCGCAACGCTCAATCGCGGGATGCAGCGATATATCGCCGACAGCAATAGCGCCCTGCTAGGGCTGCAGCCGGAAGATTGGTTGGAGATGGCTTCACCGGTCAACATTCCAGGCACCAGTACTGAGTATCCAAACTGGCGGCGTAAACTTGCCGTGACACTCGAACGGATGTTTGCCGATGAGCGGGTGAATAAGCTGATTAAAGACCTGGACAAGCGTCGTAAATCCCGTTAATCCAGAGAAAATTCCCCGGTGGCGCTGCGCTTACCGGGGCTACGGGTAGCCCGGATAAGGCGCTTTGCGCCGCCATCCGGGAAACGAGCAACAAAAAGGCCGGGCGCATGATGCGGACCCGGCCTTTTCTTATCTCAGGGAGAAGGTTACACCACCATCCCCAACAGCAGACAACCAATCAGACCACATACGGAAATGATGGTTTCCAGCACTGACCAGGACTTGATGGTCTCGCCAATGGTCAGGTTGAAATACTCTTTGAACAGCCAGAAACCTGGATCGTTCACGTGTGAGAAGATAACGCTACCGGAGCCAACGGCGATAACCATCAGTTCCGGGCTGACGCCGGTGGTAGCAATCAGCGGCGCGGCGATACCGCCCGCGGTGATGGCGGCAACGGTCGCTGAACCCAGCGCGATACGCAGCACCGCGGCAATGGACCATGCCATAAACAGCGGAGACATATTGGATTCGTGCATGATAGAGGCGATGTACTTATCCATGCCGCTATCAACCAACACCTGCTTGAAGGCGCCGCCTCCGCCGATGATCAACAACATCATCGCGATGATTTTGATAGAAGAGGTCAGCGTCTCGTTGATTTGCTCCATCGAACGGCCGCGGTTCAGACCAAAGGTGAACATCGCGATCAGCACCGCAATCAGGGTCGCCATTACCGGGTCGCCAAAGAACTCGGCAATCGGCAGGAAGGCGTGGCCTTTCGGCAGGATCATTTCGGCAACGGCGCGCATTGCCATCAGGATCACCGGTACCAGAGAAGTCCAGACGCTGACGCCAAAGCCCGGCATCTCTTCTTCGCTAAAGGTTTTCGGGTTGTGCAGACCTTCCGGAATCGGCTTATCGATGCCTTTCAGGCAGCGGGCAAAAACCGGACCGGCGAGAATAACCGTCGGGATAGCCAGAATCGTACCGTAGAGCAGCGTTTTGCCCATATCAGCATGGAAGATGGTGGCGATAGCGGTCGGACCCGGGTGCGGCGGTAGGAAGCCGTGGGTGACTGACAGCGCGGCGGCCATCGGTACGCCGACGTACAGCAGCGGGATACGCGCGGAGGCGGCGATGGTGAACACCAGCGGCAGCATCAGCACGAAGCCGACTTCATAGAACAGGGCGAAACCGACGGTGAAACCGGTCAGGACGACGGCCCATTGAATATGTTTTTTACCGAATTTATCAATCAGAGTGGTGGCGATACGCTGCGCGCCGCCGCAGTCCGCCAGCATCTTACCGAGCATGGCGCCAAAGCCCATGATCAGCGCGAGGCTGCCGAGGGTACCCCCAACGCCGTTCTTGATGGATACGATGACTTTATCCAGAGGCATGCCCTGCATTAATCCGACGGCGAGCGCCACCAGAACCAGAGCGATGAAGCCGTTCATTTTGAAACGGATCATCAGCAACAATAACAGGGCAACCCCGATAGCTACGATGACTAATGGCATGATTTACCTGGCCTTAACTTGTTATGGGTAACGTTAAAGTCTCAACATCTACAGTATCCGTTCCACACGGGAACAAGGATGTCTGGCACCGTAAAGCTGGCATTTTCCTGACCCAGAGAGAGGAGAGCTGGCTATTTTTTATCGGTGGTGCTTGTTGTGAATGATACGGGTAACATGTGAGCTTTGAGAATGCCCCAGGCGTGGTAAATTTTAAATATGAGACTTAAGTCATACTCTCTGCCGGGTTTTTGCAGTGCGGGCGAGTAAGAACTGTTATGCGGTAACATGAAAGCTGGGGAAGTCGCCCGGCAAACGGAATGTCGCCGGGCGCAGGGAACGAAAGCTTAGTAGTAGGAGTGCTCGCCGCGCTGGTGCTCGGTCAGATCGCGCACGCCTTTCAGCTCCGGGAATTCATTCAGCAGCTGCTTCTCGATCCCTTCTTTCAGGGTCACGTCGACCATGGAACAGCCGTTGCAACCGCCGCCGAACTGCAGGATAGCCAGGCCGTCTTCGGTGATTTCCATCAGCGACACGCGGCCGCCGTGGCCTGCCAGCTGAGGGTTGATCTGCGACTGCAGCAGATACTCAACGCGCTCCATCAGCGGGGCGTCGTCGGAAACCTTACGCATTTTAGCGTTCGGCGCTTTCAGCGTCAGCTGAGAACCGAGCTGGTCGGTGACGAAGTCGATTTCAGCATCTTCCAGATAAGGCGCGCTGAGTTCATCGACATATGCGGTCAGCTGTTCGAATTTCAGCGCCGTGTCGGTGTCTTCCACCGCATCCGGTGGGCAGTAAGATACGCCGCACTCAGCGTTTGGGGTGCCGGGATTAATCACAAATACGCGAATTTGCGTCCCTTCTTCCTGATTTGCCAGCAGTTTGGCAAAGTGCGCTTGTGCAGCATCGGAAATACGGATCATAGCGTTGGCCTAATAGTTGACTATTTTACTGGGTTATAATACGCCCATCAGCGGGGGTCTACAAGGTACGGCACAAACACCATACCTGAACCGTCGCGGCGCCGTTTCGCAAAAGCAGGCGGGATATCTCAGCGACGGTGCTTCCGGTTGTGACGACATCATCCACAATGGCGATATGGTGACCCCGTACAGATAATTCAAGTTGGAAAGCATTTTTCAGGTTCTGCTTGCGCAATCTGGCGCTGAGTTGATGCTGAGTGGCGGTGCGCCGGGTGCGCGTCAACGAATCGCCGCGCCATGCGCAACCCGTCCAGTGCGCCAGCGGGCGACACAGCGCTTCACTTTGATTAAATCCCCTACGCCAGTGGCGACGCTGCCATAGCGGCACGCCCACGATCCGGTCTACGGGCGGTAGCCCGCAGCTGTGGCGCAAACGCAAAATGAGTAGCCGCGCCAGTGCGGGCGCCAGTTCCGGACGATGTCCAAACTTCAGCTGATGCACCAGCCCGCTCAGTGGCGGGACATAATCATTGACCGCCACCAACCGCCGCCAGGGCGGCGGTTTTTGCAGGCAACGCCCGCAGGGGACGGTAGGCGCTAACGCCGGCAAACCGCATTGCGGGCAGAGCGTTTGCGGTGTGAGCAGCGAGGCAGTGCAGCGCGAGCATATCCCCCAGCGGGCGATGGCCAACGGCATTTGGCATAGCCAGCATAAGCTGTGTGCTGTTAGCATAATTCACCTCATAGTGATGAAAAGAGAACAGTAACTGATGAATGACATCTGGTGGCAAACCACGGGCGAAGGAAATTGTCATCTTGTGCTGCTGCACGGATGGGGGCTGAATGCCAACGTGTGGGATTGCATTACGCCGGAATTGGCCGCGCATTTTACGCTGCACCTGGTGGATCTGCCGGGTTACGGGCGCAGCGTCGGTTTTGGCGCTTTAACGCTTGAGGAAATGGCGCAGCGGGTGGTTGAAAAAGCGCCGCAACAGGCTATTTGGCTCGGCTGGAGCCTGGGCGGGTTGGTGGCGAGCCTCGTCGCGCTACAGTATCCGCAGCGCGTGCAGGCATTGGTGACCGTAGCCTCGTCACCATGCTTCGGCGCGCGTGAACGGTGGCCGGGGATTAAACCGGAAGTGCTGAGCGGTTTCCAGCAGCAGCTTAGCGAAGATTTCCAGCGCACCGTCGAGCGTTTTCTCGCCCTGCAGACCATGGGGACCGAAAGCGCACGCCAGGATGCTCGTGCGCTGAAAGGTACCGTGTTGTCACTGCCGATGCCGCCTGCCGACGTCCTCAACGGCGGGTTGGAGATCCTCAAGACCGTCGATTTACGTCAACCGCTCGCCGCGCTGACGATGCCATTCCTGCGCCTTTATGGTCGCCTGGATGGCCTGGTGCCGCGCAAAATCATTCCGTTGTTGAATGAACGGTGGCCGCAAAGCGAGGCTATCGTCTTCGAAAAGGCAGCCCACGCGCCGTTTATCTCGCATCCGCAGGCGTTCTGTGAGCCACTGATTACGCTAAAAAATCGGCTGAATAATTATTTTTAGCGGAGCGTGGTAAATCGCCAGGATCTGGTAATACTTAGGTTGTTGCGGTGGTTGATTATTTCATTTTTGCCGCCGCAAACTAAAAATAACAACCTTATGGAGAGTAAAGGCTATGAAACTTGTTACAGGTATTGTTGCATCTCTGGTGATAGGCTCCCTTTCTTTTGGCGCGTTCGCGGCGAAAGAGATTCAGAAAGATGAAGTCGCGCAGATGAAACTGACTAAGGTCGGTACCATTACGACGTCAAAGACAACCTCGCCGATGGACGCGAAACGCGATCTGTCGAAGAAGGCGGATAAGCTGGGTGGTAAATACTTCGTGGTGATTGCTGGCGAGAAGAACGAGAAGAGCGTTCACGCTAACGCCGACGTTTATAAGTAAATCAGATGCTCCCCGGATAAGGCGTGAGCCGCTATCCGGGGATGTTCCCTGCTGGCGCTACGCTTAGCAGGGCTACGGTTCCGTGCTGTTAGGTAGCCCGGATAAGGCGTGAGCCGCCATCCGGGGATGTTCAGCAGGGCGACGGTTCCGTACTGTTGGGTAGTCCGGATAAGGCGTTAGCCGCCATCCGGGGATGTTCAGCAGGGCGACGGTTCCGTGCTGTTGGGTAGCCCGGATAAGGCGCTCGCCGTCATCCGGGGATGTTCAGCAGGGCGACGGTTTCGTGCTGTTGGGTAGCCCGGATAAGGCGTTAGCCGCCATCCGGGGATGTTCAGCAGGGTGATGGTTTCGTACCGTCGGGTAGCTCGGATAAGGCGTTGGCCGTCATCCGGGGATGTTCAGCAGGGCGACGATTCCGTACCGTTGGGTAGCCCGGATAAGGCGTGAGCCGCCATCCGGGGATGTTCATTCAGCGTAGCGACCACCATTCCCGCAGGCAGGCCTTACCTTCCGGACAGCTTTTGCAGCTGCCGGAAAGACAACCATCGGCATCTTCGATAATTTTTACCGCTTTACCCATGGTTTCCAGACGGCTCAACATGGCGTCGATCAGCGGCTGCGGCGTATGCAGGCGGGCGCTCAACTGCGCGGCCTCCATGCGCCCCTGCAGGGCTAGCATATCGCGAACTTCAATTAACGATGCCATGATGATTGCTCCTTAGTGACAATCGCCAGCCGGGCTCTGACAGCAGGATGCCGGGGTTTTACGCGTTGTCAGCAGCGAAACGTCCACCCGGCTCCGCGCCCGACGCAGCAAGCCAAAGACCACCACGTTGAACAGAATCACCGCCAGAATGCACACCAGGCTGTAGCGCGGATGCTGGCTAAAGCTCACGGTCTGGTAGTAGAGCGTCGACAGCGAATAGGCGATGTTGAGTCCCCACAGTACCGAGAACATCATCCAACCGCGGCTGGATTCGCGGGCAATCGCACCCATGACGGAAATGCACGGAATGTAGAGCAGAACGAAGATCAGGTAACTGTACGCGGCGGCGGCACTGCCGAATTTGCTGCCCATCATGCCCATCGCGCCGGTTTCCATTTCGCCATCGCCTTTGCTCGCTTCAATTGGGTTTGCCAGCACGCTCAGGCTGAAGGTGTCTTTCAGACCCTGCCAGGTTTCATCAACGGCGGCTAACAGCTCGTCGCCAAGGTTGAACTCCTGCGGATTGAACGCTTCATTCTGGATATCTTCCGCGGTGTAAAGGGTGTTCAGCGTACCGACTACCACTTCTTTCGCCATGGCGCCGGTGAACAGGCCGACGGTCGCTTGCCAGTTGTCTTCATGCACGCCAATCGGTTTAAACACCGGTGTAATTACCCGGCTGACCGAGGCCAGCGCCGAGTCGTTGATGTTATCGACCACTTTGCCGCTCAGCGAGAAGCTATTCAGCGCGCTTAAGAAGATACTGACAATAACAATCACCTTACCGGCGCGCAGTACGAAGCCTTTCAGACGCTGCCAGGTCTGGATAATCAGGCTCTTAATATGCGGTACGTGATACACCGGCAGCTCCATCACGAAGGGAGAGGCTTCGCCGCGCATAATGGTGTATTTGAGCATCAGACCGGTAAGGATCGCCATCACGATGCCCAGCACATACAGTGAGAAGACCGCCAGCGCGCCGTTCTGGCCGAAGAAGGCCGCGGCGAAGACGGCGAAAATCGCCAGTCGCGCGCCGCAGGACATAAACGGCGCCATCATGATGGTCATCAGGCGTTCACGCGGCGCATCCAGCGTACGGGCGCCCATGACGGAAGGGACATTACAGCCAAAGCCGACGATCAGCGGCACGAAGGATTTCCCCGGCAGCCCGAGCGCCTGCATCAGGCGGTCCATGACGAACGCCGCGCGCGCCATATATCCGGAGTCCTCCAGGAAGGAGAGGAACAGGTACATCATGCCGATTTGCGGCACCAGCGGCAGCACGGTATTGATACCGCCGCCCAGCCCCTGAGCGAGGAAAACGGTCAGCCAGTCCGGGAAGTGCAGGGTATAACCCAGCCACTGAATGCCGTGAATGAAGATAGCCACCGAGCCGGCGTCGAAGATCGGCTGCAGCGCGCCGCCGATGTTGATGGCCAGCAGGAACATCAGGTACATCACGAACAGAAAGATCGGCAAACCGAGGAAGCGGTTAAGGATGATTTTATCCATCGCCGTGGTGAAGCGGCTCGGCTCGGCGGTCAGGGTGTTGCTGACGGCATCGCAAACGGCGGCAATGCTTTGATAGCGAGCGTCGGCGATATACAGCGCCGGGTCGTCCATCTCGCTGCTGAGATTGGCCAGCGCCAGATCCAGTTTGTCGGCGGCGTTGCCGGCGAAGGCGCGGCTATAAATATCGCCTTCCAGCATCTGCAAGCCGAGCCAGCGGCGCTGACGCAGCGGCATTTCAACATCCATTTCCTGCGCCAGCATATCGGCTTCACGCTGCAGGGATTGCGGGTAGTGCACCAGCTCCAGCGGCTGATTCTGTTCGTGGCGGTCGAGCGCCATTTTTAGCGCTTCGATACCGCGGCCGCGGGTGGAGACCAGCGGGATAACCGGGCAGCCGAGGCGGGCGGCCAGCGCGTCAACGTCAATGCGGATCTGCTGCTTTTCGGCGATATCCAGCATGTTGAGCGCAACGACGCAGGGAATGCCCAGCTCCAGCAGCTGCAACGTCAGGTACAGATTACGCTCAAGATTAGAGGCATCGATAACGTTAATCAGCAGGTCGGCGTCGCCGCTGAGAATGTAGTGGCAGGCAATCTGTTCGTCGAGCGAGGTCTGCGAGGAGATTGTCGTCAGTGAGTAGGTGCCTGGCAGATCGACCAGGGTGACCTGGTGGTCGGTGGTGCTGAACGCGCCTTCTTTACGCTCAACGGTGACTCCCGCCCAGTTGCCCACACGCTGGCGCGCGCCGGTTAACTGATTGAATAAGGTTGTTTTGCCGGAATTAGGATTACCTATTAAACCAACGGTTAATTTTTTCATTTTTCAGACTCTTAGTGCCGGTCAGGTGTTATTGTGCAACCGCTTCCAGTTCAATTAACGCGAGGTCTTTTTTCCGTAATACCAGGCTGACGCGTCGGGTCTCAATGTGAATAGGGTCACCGAGGGGAGCTACGCGCACAACATTAAATGAAGAACCGGGTAGCATTCCCAGTGAAAGCAGTTTCTGCCGATAAGCCGGGCTAATATCGCGGGAAAAACCAGTGATTTTCCACGCACTATCAGGAGTGAATTGCATAGGGCCTACTTGTATATCGCTAACCGAAAAGAAAATTTCCATACGCGGCGTGAACGCGGCGTCGGGGACCGTAGCCAACGAAGAAGAATAAAACTTAACTAACAACGATGATAATGAGAATGGTTTGTATCATCAATACATAACAAGGATAATAAATGCGGTTTTCGGGGGAATTTGCTTATTTCTTGATATGACGCAAGAACGCTACTGTAGCCGAAAATAAAGTAAGAATTAATTTTTTCACTTAATGTTTAATTAAGGTTTCATTAGTTAACAGAATGAAACTTTATACACACAGCTGATATTTCGCGCGTATTAATCGGTTACTGGAATATATTGTTCGCGGTTTGCGTACTAATGCGCAGAGGAAATTGCCCCTCGTGAAGAGGGGCAGGGAAGATTAGCGTTTTTTGCCCATGGCGGCCGCCAGCGCATCCATCATTGCGCTATTACCGGCTGGCTGCGCGTCGCGACCGCGCGGCTTCGCCGCTTTCGCCGCCGGACGGTTGCCCTGAGCGCGATCGTTACCGCCGCCGCGGCGCGCGTTGCTGTCGCCCGGTTGTTCATCCAGGCGCATGGTTAACGCGATACGTTTACGCGGCAGGTCCACTTCCATCACCTTCACTTTGACGATATCGCCCGCTTTGACCACGGTATGCGGGTCTTCCACGAACTTATTCGACAGCGAAGAGATATGTACCAGGCCATCCTGATGCACGCCGATATCGACGAAGGCGCCGAAGTTGGTCACGTTGGTGACCGCGCCTTCCAGAATCATGCCCGGCAGCAGGTCGTTCATGGTCTCGACGCCATCGGCGAACTGGGCAGTTTTAAACTCAGGACGCGGATCGCGACCCGGTTTTTCCAGCTCCTTGATGATATCGGACACCGTTGGCACGCCGAACTTATCGTCGGTGAAATCAACGGCCTTCAGATTACGCAGCTCGCTGCTGTTACCCATCAGATCTTTCAGCGCCTGCTGGGTGGCGGCCAGAATACGCTCGACCACCGGATAGGCTTCCGGGTGAACCGTAGAGGCGTCCAGCGGGTTGTCGCCGTGGTTGATGCGCAGGAAGCCAGCGCACTGTTCAAAGGCTTTCGGCCCCAGGCGGCTTACCTTCAGCAGTTGCTGGCGGTTCTGGAACTGGCCGTTCTCATCGCGCCAGGAGACAATATTCTGCGCCATCATGCGGGTCAGGCCGGCGACGCGGGTCAGCAGCGCGACGGAGGCGGTGTTGAGATCGACGCCAACGGCGTTAACGCAGTCTTCCACCACTGCATCCAGCTTGCGTGCAAGCTGTGTCTGGCTGACGTCATGTTGGTACTGGCCGACGCCGATAGATTTCGGATCGATTTTCACCAGCTCGGCCAACGGATCCTGCAGGCGACGGGCGATTGAGACCGCGCCGCGTAGGGAAACGTCGAGATCCGGGAATTCCAGCGCCGCCAGTTCGGAGGCGGAGTAGACGGAAGCGCCCGCTTCGCTGACGATCACCTTCTGGGCGGTGACTTTCGGGAACTGTTTTTGCACGTCGAGGAAGAAACGCTCGGTCTCGCGGGACGCGGTGCCGTTGCCGATAGCGACCAGCTCGACGTTATGTTTCTCGCACAGCGCCGCCACGGCGACGGCGGCTTTCGCGGCCTGCCCGGTATGCGGATAGATGGTATCGGTAGCGACCAGTTTACCGGTACCGTCAACGACAGCGACTTTAACGCCGGTACGCAGGCCTGGATCGAGGCCCATCGTGGCGCGCAGGCCTGCGGGAGCGGCCATCAGCAGATCGTGCAGGTTACGGGCGAAAACGTTAATCGCTTCGTCTTCCGCGCGCTCGCGCACGGTGCCCATCAGTTCGGTTTCGAGGTGCATCAGCACCTTGATACGCCAGGTCCAACTGACGACGCCTTTACGCCAGCTGTCCGCCGGGGCGTTGTTCAGACGCAGGCCGAGGTGATCGATGATGATCTGCTCGCAGTGGCTTTCTTTCGGCGGCTCGTCAAACTGCGGGTCGGCGTTGAGTGACAGTTGCAGCACGCCTTCGTTGCGCCCACGGAACATCGCCAGCGCGCGGTGCGACGGCACGGACGCGATCGGTTCATGATGGTCGAAGTAGTCGCGGAATTTAGCGCCTTCTTCTTCCTTGCCGTTGACCACGCTCGCCACCAGATGGGCGTTTTTCCACAGGTAGTCGCGAACTTTCGCCAGCAGCGCGGCGTCTTCGGCGAAGCGCTCCATCAGGATATAGCGCGCGCCGTCAAGGGCAGCTTTGCTATCCGCTACGCCTTTATCAGCATCGATATATTTTGCTGCTTCGGCTTCCGGATCATGTGAAGGCTCGTTCCACAGCAGGTCGGCCAGCGGCTCCAGACCGGCTTCAATGGCGATTTGCCCGCGGGTACGGCGTTTCGGTTTATACGGCAGGTAAAGGTCTTCAAGTTCGGTTTTGCTGAGGGTCGCGGTAATCGCTTTTTCCAGCGCTTCGCTGAGCTTGCCCTGTTCGCCGATCGACTTAAGGATCGCCTGGCGGCGGTCTTCCAGCTCGCGCAGATATCCGAGGCGGGTTTCCAGATTACGCAACTGCGTGTCATCCAGACCGCCGGTGACTTCCTTACGATAACGTGCAATAAACGGCACGGTGTTCCCTTCATCAAGCAGGCGAACGGCAGCTTCTACCTGTTCGGCTCTGGCCTGAAGTTCACCCGCAATAATGCGGCAGAGCGAATCATTCATCATCGGTTTAATTCATCTTTAGGGTCAAAAATCAGGGGATAGTTATACGGACTGACAGGCTAAAATGCCAGCCGCGACCGGGTTCTCTCGGAATGTTCCGGCTC includes these proteins:
- the feoB gene encoding Fe(2+) transporter permease subunit FeoB, coding for MKKLTVGLIGNPNSGKTTLFNQLTGARQRVGNWAGVTVERKEGAFSTTDHQVTLVDLPGTYSLTTISSQTSLDEQIACHYILSGDADLLINVIDASNLERNLYLTLQLLELGIPCVVALNMLDIAEKQQIRIDVDALAARLGCPVIPLVSTRGRGIEALKMALDRHEQNQPLELVHYPQSLQREADMLAQEMDVEMPLRQRRWLGLQMLEGDIYSRAFAGNAADKLDLALANLSSEMDDPALYIADARYQSIAAVCDAVSNTLTAEPSRFTTAMDKIILNRFLGLPIFLFVMYLMFLLAINIGGALQPIFDAGSVAIFIHGIQWLGYTLHFPDWLTVFLAQGLGGGINTVLPLVPQIGMMYLFLSFLEDSGYMARAAFVMDRLMQALGLPGKSFVPLIVGFGCNVPSVMGARTLDAPRERLMTIMMAPFMSCGARLAIFAVFAAAFFGQNGALAVFSLYVLGIVMAILTGLMLKYTIMRGEASPFVMELPVYHVPHIKSLIIQTWQRLKGFVLRAGKVIVIVSIFLSALNSFSLSGKVVDNINDSALASVSRVITPVFKPIGVHEDNWQATVGLFTGAMAKEVVVGTLNTLYTAEDIQNEAFNPQEFNLGDELLAAVDETWQGLKDTFSLSVLANPIEASKGDGEMETGAMGMMGSKFGSAAAAYSYLIFVLLYIPCISVMGAIARESSRGWMMFSVLWGLNIAYSLSTLYYQTVSFSQHPRYSLVCILAVILFNVVVFGLLRRARSRVDVSLLTTRKTPASCCQSPAGDCH
- the feoA gene encoding ferrous iron transporter A, which encodes MQFTPDSAWKITGFSRDISPAYRQKLLSLGMLPGSSFNVVRVAPLGDPIHIETRRVSLVLRKKDLALIELEAVAQ
- a CDS encoding Tex family protein, giving the protein MMNDSLCRIIAGELQARAEQVEAAVRLLDEGNTVPFIARYRKEVTGGLDDTQLRNLETRLGYLRELEDRRQAILKSIGEQGKLSEALEKAITATLSKTELEDLYLPYKPKRRTRGQIAIEAGLEPLADLLWNEPSHDPEAEAAKYIDADKGVADSKAALDGARYILMERFAEDAALLAKVRDYLWKNAHLVASVVNGKEEEGAKFRDYFDHHEPIASVPSHRALAMFRGRNEGVLQLSLNADPQFDEPPKESHCEQIIIDHLGLRLNNAPADSWRKGVVSWTWRIKVLMHLETELMGTVRERAEDEAINVFARNLHDLLMAAPAGLRATMGLDPGLRTGVKVAVVDGTGKLVATDTIYPHTGQAAKAAVAVAALCEKHNVELVAIGNGTASRETERFFLDVQKQFPKVTAQKVIVSEAGASVYSASELAALEFPDLDVSLRGAVSIARRLQDPLAELVKIDPKSIGVGQYQHDVSQTQLARKLDAVVEDCVNAVGVDLNTASVALLTRVAGLTRMMAQNIVSWRDENGQFQNRQQLLKVSRLGPKAFEQCAGFLRINHGDNPLDASTVHPEAYPVVERILAATQQALKDLMGNSSELRNLKAVDFTDDKFGVPTVSDIIKELEKPGRDPRPEFKTAQFADGVETMNDLLPGMILEGAVTNVTNFGAFVDIGVHQDGLVHISSLSNKFVEDPHTVVKAGDIVKVKVMEVDLPRKRIALTMRLDEQPGDSNARRGGGNDRAQGNRPAAKAAKPRGRDAQPAGNSAMMDALAAAMGKKR